In Acidobacteriota bacterium, the following proteins share a genomic window:
- a CDS encoding Lrp/AsnC family transcriptional regulator, whose translation MRELDRIDCEILEALQKNARLPNKELARRVGVAPSTCLQRVRRLYEDNVLRGFHAELDPASVGVVIQAMVAVRLNRHSLDLVETFREHVLGLREVVSLYHTAGANDFLVHVAVRSSDHLRNLVLASFTTRPEVAHVETSLIFERVLSDELPIYGGVEE comes from the coding sequence ATGAGAGAGCTCGACCGAATCGACTGCGAGATTCTGGAGGCGTTGCAAAAGAATGCTCGGCTGCCCAACAAAGAGCTCGCCCGGCGGGTGGGGGTGGCTCCTTCCACCTGCCTGCAGCGGGTGCGGCGGTTGTATGAGGACAACGTGCTCCGCGGGTTTCACGCGGAGCTCGATCCGGCCTCCGTGGGCGTGGTGATCCAGGCGATGGTGGCCGTGCGCCTCAACCGGCACTCCCTGGACCTGGTGGAGACCTTCCGAGAGCACGTCTTGGGGCTGCGGGAAGTGGTGAGCCTCTACCACACCGCCGGCGCCAACGACTTCCTGGTGCACGTGGCGGTGCGTTCCTCGGACCACCTGAGGAATCTAGTGCTGGCCTCCTTCACCACGCGGCCGGAAGTGGCTCACGTGGAGACCTCGCTGATCTTCGAGCGAGTGCTCAGCGACGAGCTGCCGATCTACGGCGGCGTCGAGGAGTAG
- a CDS encoding PLP-dependent aspartate aminotransferase family protein has translation MDNNKIRHRGSSIDTSAVHGGRRDFAQLGVHAPPLDLSTTYPLSDLGAATESIDALASGAPEAPNPIYSRLYNPTVARFEEALAELERAPQAVAFASGMAALTACLLAARQHGTHVVAVRPLYGGSDHLLASGLLGMEVTWAERDGIADALREDTSLVIVETPANPTLQLVDLRQVVADAGSVPVLVDSTFATPVLQNPMELGARMVLHSATKFLGGHGDVLAGVVATDEEWAAALRQVRLVTGAVLHPLGGYLLHRGLTTLPVRVRAAQQGAQILAQRLLEHPAVTRVFYPGLPGCDPMGLVGTQMRGPGSLIAFDVAGGLEMAARTLRSLRLITPAVSLGSTDTLIQHPAGLTHRVVSEEGRRAGGIDDGMLRLSVGLEDPEDLWQDLRLALDCALELADTPPVRAVAGA, from the coding sequence ATGGATAACAACAAGATTCGACACCGAGGCTCTTCCATCGACACCTCCGCCGTCCACGGCGGCCGCCGGGATTTCGCCCAGCTGGGGGTTCACGCCCCGCCCCTGGACCTCTCGACGACGTATCCTCTGTCGGATCTCGGGGCAGCGACGGAAAGTATCGACGCCCTCGCCAGCGGCGCTCCGGAGGCGCCCAACCCGATTTACTCGCGGCTCTACAACCCGACGGTGGCGCGCTTCGAGGAAGCCCTGGCGGAGCTCGAGAGGGCGCCCCAGGCGGTAGCCTTCGCCTCCGGCATGGCGGCCCTCACCGCCTGCCTGCTGGCGGCGCGGCAGCACGGCACCCACGTGGTGGCGGTGCGCCCCCTCTACGGCGGCAGCGACCATCTGCTGGCCAGCGGGCTGCTGGGCATGGAGGTCACCTGGGCTGAGCGCGACGGCATCGCCGACGCTCTGCGGGAGGACACCTCCCTGGTGATCGTCGAAACTCCCGCAAACCCGACCCTGCAGCTGGTGGATCTGCGGCAGGTGGTGGCGGATGCCGGTTCGGTACCGGTGCTGGTGGATTCCACCTTCGCGACCCCGGTGCTGCAAAATCCCATGGAACTGGGCGCCCGCATGGTGCTCCACAGCGCCACCAAATTCCTCGGCGGCCACGGTGATGTCCTCGCCGGCGTGGTGGCTACCGACGAGGAATGGGCCGCCGCCCTGCGCCAGGTGCGGCTGGTCACCGGCGCGGTGCTCCACCCCCTCGGGGGCTATCTGCTGCACCGCGGCCTCACCACCCTGCCGGTGCGGGTGCGGGCGGCCCAGCAGGGCGCCCAGATCCTGGCCCAGCGACTGCTCGAGCACCCGGCGGTGACCCGAGTCTTCTACCCCGGCCTCCCCGGTTGCGACCCCATGGGCCTTGTAGGCACCCAGATGCGCGGCCCCGGCAGCCTCATCGCCTTCGACGTCGCCGGCGGCCTGGAAATGGCCGCCCGCACGCTCCGCAGCCTGCGCCTGATCACCCCGGCGGTGAGCCTGGGCTCCACCGACACCCTGATCCAGCATCCGGCAGGACTGACCCACCGGGTGGTGAGCGAGGAAGGCCGCCGAGCCGGCGGCATCGACGACGGCATGCTGCGCCTTTCGGTGGGCCTGGAAGACCCCGAGGACCTCTGGCAGGACCTGCGCCTGGCTCTCGACTGCGCCCTCGAGCTGGCCGACACTCCGCCGGTGCGAGCGGTGGCTGGGGCCTAG